In Fluviispira sanaruensis, a genomic segment contains:
- a CDS encoding ATP-binding cassette domain-containing protein — translation MFGFHKKNSWFVLVKDFISAKNLDSPDDIFRKMENSKKTLWWLFFYTYRRQILFVSVLQALLLSLILCFPYAIDFYLQFFLRSTSPTAQARLFTASVYLLLFVVFFTFILYAKNKVLMQWARVIKYHSLLLIARICESSEKNSNQFLYKNFVNGNEQQIIDKCVFFPKFLISLFSIPALLVAYYLIYKIMGNIFFVSLALLLAVFAFQFQNNRKLSHISQKISQLSLFRSQLFKKIFSFGNRVRFLAMESFFLRKINLSQEYAQKISKGILKNVAFSRVIYYASGFVIAIPSIAIFAYINKNMSSSDLTKLVILFILVAHFYANILYLFSTSKEWKTLFQKYRYPILLKQNCSKFSQIQDDWDEEWDRILIGPKIKSTNSSKLFLQNASFFSPEGLSLYNLSFETKSGQLIAVVGQKSAGKSAFLNACAGELHLVSGEALFANSFEILSQMNLLFEGTLRENIILGREFEGRRYIETIRSCALEDEMNALENGDETLVEPSENIFTKSFIKKLCIARTIYGKADYYYFNDPFLDLSKEDASHIFNEALQKQLVNSVRIFVTEKLEFASLCHQIVVMKDGIIVEQGTHSSLVEKSGAYARLYYASADSRRFEFSQYQQIKKTQNYRSPLLNISQKIDEVEEHKNVENKKVENVYYKSLFNSLKYFVKYFFKDRRAWPSFGLALLSQFFLCSAFFILFSEYFQERLTHFWQVSLFCTFAILSLVNFFYFHLKNAGINNFLGSSLEKKVYDILIKDHKHEIAYTAQYIEEFSLVKDKLFSTFTSLLVRSVFFLAGCFLLAITNLSALCLILGMLAFVSVFIMISKNKFYHAHTKIKLDMKKLSRFSNYFFSLYTQAHSHSLRNFLLEKFQANINSAQESESDKDKIIVKFSLFLLAFFCFLVAVSLVYFVSFYDVISAGTVTLVVIATILFFQAIFNITNEIYTFIACLPHFENLMRTSILHEENEDIHYSTSEYWPQKGTLRIMSLTSQGTDSYPKPIKNLDLFVTHASRLAILEYVEETKISPFFATLLQFVPFQEGTIFLDDEDILKINPIELRNRFAYISLNSFFPFLSLRENLDPFEYFDDSEIWSVLNRVGMSQSVAVLRNGLNSKMDEFPTQLLWSGELVLVSFAKALLHGNKILLLDNVSVPEEIEMRIIDLIEHEFLETTILISTDAKSPLLQLCPDVICIENGEMHRVNAEKGNYHLPISYEEIEHHKFQ, via the coding sequence ATGTTTGGATTTCATAAAAAAAACTCTTGGTTTGTATTAGTGAAAGATTTTATTTCTGCAAAAAACCTAGACTCTCCTGATGATATTTTTCGAAAGATGGAAAATAGTAAAAAAACTCTTTGGTGGCTATTTTTTTACACATACAGAAGGCAGATATTATTTGTCTCAGTCTTACAGGCACTTCTGCTTTCACTTATATTATGTTTTCCATATGCAATTGATTTTTATTTGCAATTCTTCTTGCGCTCTACATCCCCCACAGCACAAGCGCGTTTATTCACTGCCTCTGTTTATTTATTATTATTCGTTGTGTTTTTTACTTTTATCTTATACGCAAAAAATAAGGTTTTAATGCAATGGGCTCGAGTGATTAAATATCATTCTTTATTGCTAATTGCAAGAATTTGTGAGAGCTCAGAAAAAAACTCCAATCAATTTTTATATAAAAATTTTGTCAATGGAAATGAGCAGCAGATAATCGATAAATGTGTTTTTTTTCCAAAGTTTTTAATAAGTTTATTTTCTATTCCAGCTCTATTAGTAGCATATTATTTAATTTATAAGATTATGGGTAATATTTTCTTTGTTTCACTCGCTTTGCTTCTTGCCGTATTTGCATTTCAGTTTCAGAATAATCGAAAACTTTCTCATATTTCTCAAAAAATTTCTCAGCTTTCTTTATTTAGAAGTCAGTTGTTTAAGAAAATATTTTCTTTTGGAAATAGAGTGCGCTTTTTAGCGATGGAATCATTTTTCTTAAGGAAAATAAATTTATCACAAGAATATGCGCAAAAAATTAGCAAGGGTATTCTTAAAAACGTTGCATTCTCTCGCGTCATTTATTATGCTTCAGGATTTGTCATTGCAATACCAAGTATAGCTATTTTTGCTTATATCAATAAAAATATGTCTTCTTCTGATTTAACTAAGTTAGTTATTCTTTTTATTTTAGTTGCTCATTTTTACGCAAATATTCTGTATCTTTTTTCGACAAGTAAAGAATGGAAAACTCTTTTCCAAAAATATCGATATCCAATTTTATTAAAGCAAAACTGCTCAAAATTTTCACAAATACAAGATGATTGGGATGAAGAGTGGGATCGTATTCTCATCGGTCCAAAAATTAAAAGTACAAATTCTTCTAAACTTTTTTTACAAAACGCATCCTTTTTTTCTCCCGAAGGTCTGAGTCTTTATAATTTATCCTTTGAGACAAAATCAGGACAACTCATTGCTGTTGTAGGGCAAAAGTCAGCTGGAAAGTCCGCTTTTCTCAATGCCTGTGCAGGAGAATTGCATTTAGTCAGCGGAGAAGCTTTGTTTGCGAATAGTTTTGAAATTTTATCACAAATGAATCTTCTGTTTGAAGGAACATTGAGAGAAAATATTATTTTAGGAAGAGAATTCGAAGGTCGTCGATATATTGAAACCATTCGCTCCTGTGCTCTTGAAGATGAAATGAATGCTTTGGAAAATGGTGATGAAACTTTAGTTGAACCTTCTGAAAATATCTTTACAAAAAGTTTCATAAAAAAACTATGTATAGCACGAACTATTTATGGAAAAGCTGATTATTATTACTTTAATGATCCTTTTCTCGATCTTTCTAAAGAAGATGCATCACATATATTCAATGAAGCTTTGCAAAAACAACTTGTTAATTCAGTGCGGATTTTTGTAACCGAAAAACTCGAATTTGCTTCTCTTTGCCATCAAATAGTAGTAATGAAAGATGGAATTATTGTCGAGCAAGGAACACACAGCTCTCTCGTAGAAAAATCGGGTGCGTATGCGCGTCTGTACTATGCAAGTGCAGATTCTCGGCGATTTGAATTTTCACAATATCAACAAATTAAGAAAACGCAAAACTATAGATCTCCTTTATTAAATATTTCACAAAAGATTGATGAGGTAGAAGAGCATAAAAACGTAGAAAATAAAAAAGTAGAAAACGTCTATTATAAATCACTTTTTAATTCATTAAAATATTTTGTAAAATATTTTTTTAAAGACAGAAGGGCTTGGCCAAGTTTTGGCTTAGCTCTTTTATCACAATTTTTTCTCTGTTCAGCATTCTTTATTTTGTTTTCTGAATATTTTCAAGAAAGACTGACTCATTTTTGGCAGGTTTCATTATTTTGTACTTTTGCAATTTTATCCTTAGTTAATTTCTTTTATTTTCACCTAAAAAATGCGGGTATTAATAATTTCTTAGGTTCTTCCTTAGAAAAAAAAGTTTATGATATTTTAATTAAAGATCATAAACATGAAATAGCTTATACGGCTCAGTATATCGAAGAATTTTCTCTGGTAAAAGATAAACTTTTTTCCACTTTTACATCTTTGCTAGTAAGAAGTGTATTTTTTTTAGCAGGCTGCTTTCTTTTAGCAATAACGAATCTTTCTGCTCTCTGTCTTATTTTGGGTATGCTCGCATTTGTTTCTGTTTTTATTATGATAAGCAAAAATAAATTTTATCATGCTCATACAAAAATTAAATTAGATATGAAAAAACTCTCGAGATTTTCAAATTATTTTTTCTCACTTTATACGCAGGCACATTCTCATTCACTGCGCAATTTTCTCCTAGAAAAATTCCAAGCGAATATTAATTCCGCACAAGAAAGCGAGAGTGATAAAGATAAAATCATTGTCAAATTTTCACTTTTTCTTCTTGCCTTCTTTTGCTTTTTAGTAGCAGTTTCGTTAGTTTACTTTGTCTCATTTTATGATGTTATTTCTGCGGGCACAGTGACATTGGTTGTTATAGCAACAATATTGTTTTTTCAAGCAATATTTAATATAACAAATGAAATCTATACATTCATTGCTTGTTTACCGCATTTTGAAAACTTAATGCGTACTTCAATTTTACATGAAGAAAATGAAGATATTCATTATTCTACTTCTGAATACTGGCCACAAAAAGGCACTTTACGTATTATGTCATTGACTTCTCAAGGCACTGACTCTTATCCAAAGCCGATTAAAAACTTAGATCTTTTTGTTACTCATGCTTCGCGGTTGGCGATACTTGAATATGTAGAAGAGACAAAAATATCACCTTTTTTTGCCACTTTATTGCAGTTTGTTCCTTTTCAAGAAGGCACAATTTTTTTAGATGATGAGGATATTTTAAAAATAAATCCGATTGAATTACGCAATCGCTTTGCTTATATTTCGTTGAATTCCTTTTTTCCTTTTTTAAGTTTAAGGGAAAACTTAGATCCCTTTGAATATTTTGACGACTCTGAAATTTGGTCTGTGTTAAACCGTGTTGGTATGTCTCAATCTGTTGCAGTATTGCGCAACGGACTGAATTCTAAAATGGATGAGTTTCCTACTCAATTGCTATGGTCTGGTGAACTTGTGCTAGTTTCATTTGCGAAAGCATTGTTACATGGTAACAAAATTTTATTATTAGATAATGTATCTGTGCCAGAAGAAATTGAAATGCGGATTATCGATCTTATTGAACATGAATTTTTAGAAACAACTATTCTGATATCCACCGATGCAAAATCACCATTATTACAATTGTGTCCAGATGTTATTTGTATAGAAAATGGCGAAATGCACAGAGTGAATGCAGAGAAAGGTAATTATCATTTACCCATTTCCTATGAAGAAATTGAGCATCATAAATTTCAATAA
- a CDS encoding tetratricopeptide repeat protein, giving the protein MADGDANTTGGDKVCVLIVEEKSDLRTFFMSVLTKSGNFEVKNSASAKEALEILAKEFASIQIVAFDWQMTDMSGYVFIQRLRRDPLYDRIEFVVCSQVISPEDSFLMVELDVYHSIIKPVNANDYLKAMELVRADYNQSKSTTLKLKELHHLLNEEKILECDELLKTPGIEDEINKNPRFVYLGGEIRILKKQYGEAVEFLKNFFKNKQENPAEENLKSLNTLGKALCMVGRFDEALLIYQKLENKSPNNLSHKVMVGDALLGLDDIAGAEEKYNEALEADSSHKDALIGMTKANSVNGNFDQAKSFFEKIEGNFESRTLASFYNNKGVALVRNGKVKEAILFYENALQFFDKFKGHVYFNLGMAYYRDGNIASALSCFQAALATDELDLLAEKKILKEFQEKGIEKFTADYKDKMARKQK; this is encoded by the coding sequence ATGGCTGACGGGGACGCAAATACAACTGGCGGAGATAAGGTCTGCGTGCTCATCGTAGAAGAAAAATCGGATTTGCGTACTTTCTTTATGAGTGTTCTGACTAAAAGCGGAAATTTCGAGGTAAAGAACTCTGCATCGGCTAAAGAAGCACTTGAGATATTAGCAAAAGAGTTTGCAAGTATTCAAATTGTTGCTTTCGATTGGCAGATGACAGATATGTCAGGCTATGTGTTTATTCAGCGCTTGAGGCGCGATCCACTTTATGACCGCATAGAATTTGTTGTCTGTTCGCAGGTGATCAGTCCTGAAGATTCATTTTTAATGGTTGAGCTTGATGTGTATCACAGCATTATTAAACCTGTGAATGCCAATGACTATTTAAAAGCGATGGAGCTTGTCAGAGCAGATTACAATCAGTCGAAATCAACTACATTAAAATTAAAAGAATTGCATCATTTATTAAATGAAGAAAAAATTCTTGAATGTGATGAACTTTTAAAAACCCCTGGTATAGAAGATGAGATCAATAAAAATCCTCGTTTTGTTTATTTAGGTGGTGAAATACGAATTTTAAAAAAACAATATGGGGAAGCCGTAGAATTTTTAAAAAACTTTTTTAAAAATAAACAAGAGAATCCAGCAGAAGAAAATTTAAAATCTTTAAATACATTAGGAAAAGCTCTTTGCATGGTAGGTCGATTTGATGAAGCTCTGTTGATTTATCAAAAATTAGAAAATAAAAGTCCAAATAATTTAAGTCATAAAGTAATGGTAGGCGATGCTTTGCTCGGTTTAGATGATATCGCTGGTGCTGAAGAAAAATATAATGAAGCTTTAGAAGCAGATTCTTCACATAAAGATGCACTGATTGGCATGACGAAAGCTAATTCTGTGAACGGAAATTTTGATCAAGCCAAATCTTTTTTTGAAAAAATAGAAGGAAATTTTGAAAGCCGCACACTCGCAAGTTTTTACAACAACAAAGGAGTTGCTTTGGTGCGCAATGGAAAAGTGAAAGAAGCTATTTTATTTTATGAAAATGCTTTGCAATTTTTCGATAAATTTAAAGGACACGTTTATTTTAATCTTGGAATGGCGTACTATCGAGACGGCAATATTGCAAGTGCATTAAGCTGTTTTCAGGCTGCTTTAGCAACCGATGAGCTTGATCTGCTTGCAGAGAAGAAAATTTTAAAAGAATTTCAGGAAAAAGGCATTGAAAAATTTACAGCAGACTACAAAGATAAAATGGCAAGAAAACAAAAATAA
- the priA gene encoding replication restart helicase PriA → MLNAENEIKYGKFLVVAQTGLLLTYSLPLEFNSLTKGTFCLLTVRKGGVVKKYVGVFLEFCVKPEFNCIPILGILPFMKVLPENLFSVLQWTADYYLSSLEKIISIVAPSFIWDVAKHQMLEKRLEKFKLNDSQLNHKKNIHKIKGEIVLTERSEILLNEEQAKVYQEILSDLTATYVLHGVTGSGKTEIYLKIAQYLIQQNKNVLILVPEIVLTPQMSARFRSVFKNDLAILHSGLTKVEYERDWFRVHYGQAKVVLGVRTAVFCSLENIGVIIVDEEHDGSYKAHEFPTYHARDIAVVRAKKENALCILGSATPSIESMYNVKNGKYKYLSIKNKFSGNQVESLIVDSKKDLLVSYSQKRLSYATKSTQLSFNNNGISQEVCTLLKENKELGEQSIVIINRRGYVNFAMCTQCSTPLSCPRCSVTTTLHDGGRTEICHYCNFKVTRRKTCLSCNGTEFLDHGIGTQNIEERILALIPAMRIARLDRDVLTSNSRMTEIIDDFRLGHTDCLVGTQMLAKGHDFPKVTLVVILHVEDALFLPDFRSAERTFQLLTQAMGRAGRGVKPGKVVLQSLILGHPIIEMSLKNEIEVYWERELHMRQLGFHPPFSRQILCEFRHKNKETAFSLITKLKNYLIKFWAENKYSEQEVRLAGPYFAALEKINNEYRVQLCISSQKKLHPAHLFPTELFLDKEINRQTLRIDVDPYSFL, encoded by the coding sequence CTTTAACTAAAGGAACATTTTGTCTTCTGACGGTGCGAAAAGGGGGAGTGGTTAAGAAATATGTTGGAGTTTTTCTAGAATTTTGTGTAAAACCTGAATTTAACTGTATTCCCATTTTAGGTATTTTGCCTTTTATGAAAGTATTGCCGGAAAATCTTTTTTCTGTATTACAGTGGACAGCTGATTATTATTTATCTTCTCTTGAAAAAATTATTTCGATTGTTGCTCCCAGTTTTATTTGGGACGTAGCTAAGCATCAAATGCTAGAAAAAAGATTGGAGAAATTTAAATTAAATGACAGCCAATTAAATCATAAAAAAAATATTCATAAGATTAAAGGTGAAATCGTCTTAACTGAGCGAAGTGAAATTCTTTTAAATGAAGAGCAAGCTAAAGTTTATCAAGAAATTTTATCGGATTTAACTGCCACATATGTTTTACACGGTGTAACAGGATCTGGAAAAACTGAAATTTATTTAAAAATTGCACAATATTTAATTCAGCAAAACAAGAATGTGCTTATTCTTGTTCCTGAAATTGTTTTGACTCCGCAAATGAGCGCACGGTTTCGTTCGGTATTTAAAAATGATTTGGCAATTCTTCACTCTGGACTTACAAAAGTTGAGTATGAAAGAGATTGGTTTCGTGTGCATTATGGCCAAGCAAAAGTTGTGTTAGGGGTGCGCACGGCTGTGTTTTGTTCACTGGAAAATATTGGTGTTATTATTGTGGATGAGGAGCATGATGGCAGTTATAAAGCCCATGAATTTCCAACTTATCATGCAAGAGATATTGCTGTCGTCCGTGCGAAAAAGGAAAATGCATTGTGTATTCTAGGATCCGCTACTCCTTCTATTGAGAGCATGTACAATGTCAAAAATGGAAAATATAAGTACTTAAGTATTAAAAATAAATTTTCTGGCAATCAAGTGGAAAGCTTAATAGTTGATAGCAAAAAAGATTTATTAGTTAGTTATTCACAAAAAAGATTGAGTTATGCAACTAAGTCAACGCAATTATCTTTTAATAATAATGGGATTTCTCAGGAAGTTTGTACACTTCTCAAAGAAAATAAGGAATTGGGTGAACAGAGTATCGTCATAATCAATCGACGTGGTTACGTTAATTTTGCAATGTGCACTCAATGCTCTACTCCACTCAGTTGTCCGCGCTGTTCAGTTACCACAACGTTACATGATGGTGGTCGCACCGAAATATGTCATTATTGCAATTTTAAAGTAACAAGAAGAAAGACTTGTCTCAGTTGCAACGGAACTGAGTTTCTCGATCATGGGATAGGGACACAAAACATTGAAGAGCGTATTTTGGCTTTGATCCCAGCCATGCGCATAGCTCGTTTGGATCGAGATGTGCTGACCAGTAATAGTAGAATGACAGAAATAATAGATGATTTTCGTCTTGGTCACACTGATTGTCTTGTCGGAACCCAAATGCTTGCGAAGGGGCATGACTTTCCTAAAGTCACGTTGGTTGTGATCTTACACGTAGAAGATGCGCTTTTTCTCCCCGATTTCCGTTCCGCAGAGAGAACCTTTCAACTTCTCACCCAAGCCATGGGCAGAGCTGGACGTGGAGTCAAACCCGGTAAAGTCGTCTTGCAATCGCTTATTCTTGGCCATCCCATTATTGAGATGTCGCTGAAAAATGAAATTGAAGTTTATTGGGAGAGGGAACTGCACATGCGTCAGCTGGGTTTTCACCCCCCTTTTTCTCGACAAATACTGTGTGAGTTTCGTCATAAAAATAAAGAAACAGCCTTTTCTTTGATAACGAAACTAAAAAATTATTTAATAAAGTTTTGGGCTGAAAATAAATACAGTGAGCAGGAAGTGCGCTTGGCTGGTCCTTATTTTGCAGCACTCGAAAAAATAAATAATGAATACCGTGTTCAACTATGTATTTCCTCTCAAAAGAAATTACATCCCGCACATTTATTTCCAACTGAACTTTTTCTGGATAAGGAAATCAATCGACAAACCCTGCGGATAGATGTCGATCCATACTCTTTTCTCTAG